DNA from Flavobacterium aestivum:
AGGATTGTTTGCCCTAATTGATAAAAATGGAAATATCAGATGTAGAAAAGATGATTACGGAAATCCAATTTTATATTATGATGGATTGGATAAAAAAGGAGTTAGAGACATTCAGCAAGATATTCAAGTTTTGTTGAAAGAGTAAAAAGAAAAGATTGAATAGAAAAGAATATAAAATAGATTGATAGAGAATGGAAAATAATACTGTAGAACAAAAATATAATAAATGGATTGTGTTGTTGTCAATTGCAATTCCAGTTGTGGTTGCTGTGCTTTTTAAAATTAAACTGAATGATTTTGGATTTAATGTAACACCATTAACCTTTTTGCCGCCTATTTATGCTACTGTAAATGGGATTACAGCTGTATTGTTGATTGCTGCGGTATTGGCAATAAAAAAAGGGAATAAAAGTCGTCACGAGTTATTGATGAAGCTAGCAATTGGATGTTCAGTAGCTTTTTTGGCAATGTATGTTGCATATCATATGACTGCAGAATCTACTAAATACGGAGGAGAAGGTGTTTTGAAATATATCTATTTCTTTATATTAATTACGCATATTTTCTTGTCTATAGCGATTATCCCTCTTGTATTGATAACCTATGTTAGAGCGTTAGCTAATAAATTTGATAAGCATAGAAAAATTGCTAAAATTACTTTTCCAATTTGGTTGTATGTTGCGGTAACTGGTGTAATTGTGTATTTAATGATTTCGCCTTATTATGTTTAGTAGAGAAAATAGAATTAACGGAATGGGAAGAAGAATAGGATTAAGAGTGTGTTTCTGTATTTTATGTTCTTTATTCTTTACTGTTTCTTCATATGCACAATGTGCTATGTGTCGTGCTGCGTTAACAGGTGATGAAAATAAAGCCAAAGCAGCAGCTGTAAATGATGGTATAGTTTATCTTATGGTGATTCCGTACATACTTGTTGGGGCGCTGGGGTATTATGTGTATAGAATGAAAAAGAAGAAATCTTAAGGATTTCTAATGATAATATATTCGGTTGCAATATGCAATTGAATTAAAATAAAAAAGTCAGTCTCTAATTTTAGAGACTGACTTTTTTATTTTCGGGTTGTTGAAATTAGGCTATTACTGATTGTTTTACTTCAATCCGTCTATAGCAACATTTACTGTTCCGTTTACTTTTATAAAAGCAATCATCGCTTGGTTGGTAAGTTCAACTTTTTGAAATTGTATATCTTCCATTTTTCCATTGATGAAAACCCCTGGCATTGGAGAATAGTTCTTTAAATAAGCCATCATACTTTGTTTAGCATCATCTAAATTTTGTTTGATAGAATAGTGACAGCTTTGTTCTATTTTTTTCAAAATGATTCCTTGAGCCAACCAGTTTGCAGTACGCATTAATCTGCTTTTTGTATCTAACACATAATCTAATTTGTCGAAATAGATTTCTTTTGTTGTATCATTATATTGAGGAACACCATTCAAATAGACTGTTCCGTTTACAGCTCCTAAAAGATCTAATGAAATAACGATTTTACCTTCTTTGTGCCACATAGCAACGTTTTGCACTTTTACTTTTTTGCTTCCTGATCCAAATTCTTGTCCTGCAAAATTGGTATTCATCAATTTTGAAGCCTCTTGGTAGGTTGAAACTGCAGCTATATTTGCCGAAATCTGTTCTGGAATTTTATCAACTGATTTTAGAGCGAATTTGTTGTTGTCAAACTTCGATTCAGGTTTGTTGCCTATTAAAGTTTCCATATAACATTTCAAACCCATATTGAGTAAGAATGAATCATTTTTAAGTTTTGCATTAGTCGAATAAATTTCAAGAGGAGAAATTTTGAACCAGCTTTTGTTAGCTTCACTCATTAGAAAAGGTGAACTGATTTTTGAAATTGCATCCAAAACATTCGGTTTGAAGTCCATAGAGTCTTCTATAGCGCTATCAATGCTTTGTTCTATTTTTGCTTTAAACAGACTTACTGCAGGATTGATAAGATAAGTTATAGGCATGTTTTTACCAAAAACAGTCATCGTAGGGCTTTCGACCCAATTGAGTGATTTTAATGTTGTTTTAGATTTTAATCGCCAGTTAACCAAAGAAACATCACTTAGTAGAGTTACCATTCCGTTTAGGTTGAATTCTTGCGTTTTGTATAATTCTACGCCTAACGTTTTGGTTCCAACTCTATATTTAACCCAAACTTTTAGAGGTAAAACAGTTTTTATTTTTTCACCTTCTTTTCCGTGATCATTAGTAATGGTAATAGGAGCTTGTTTCCACACTTTGATTTCAATATCGTCATCCTCAATTTTGTTGTCTTCATAAATTAAACCACTCAATAAAGAGTTGGTCTTATTTTCAATATCTTTTAGTTTAATACTAACTGGAAGATTGATGTATGAAGGAGTTTTTGTGTAGGTCAGCGGTACTGCATCATCCGGTTCAGGTCTTAAGGCTTCTATTTTTTGGGAAGTAGAGGAGCAACTTGTTATTGATATTAGTGTAATTAAGTAAATGATTAGAATAGAAAGGTTTTTTTGCATTTGTTTAAAATTTTTGGGAGCAAATTTAACAAAACAAATATATTTCTTACGTTAAGGATGTAACATTTTTATGAAATATAAGTCTTATGAAACATGTATAAGCAAAAAATGGCATTGGGTAACTAAGACTGTTGAATTGATTATAAATGAATGTTAGAAAATAATTGAAAATATGCAGATAAATTAAAATGAGTAATTTTAGTTTTCATTTTTTTATTGCTATTTTTAGAAGATAAATACTATTGTTTTAAAACAAACGAATCATGATTGAAATTAAAGACTTACACAAATCATACAAAATGGGACATTCCGAATTGCATGTGCTAAAAGGAATTAATTTCAATATAAAAGAAGGAGAATTGGTTGCTATAATGGGGTCGTCAGGATCAGGAAAATCAACATTGCTTAATATACTTGGTATTTTAGACGAAGGAGATTCGGGAGTTTATAACTTAGACAATGTGCCCATAAAAAAGTTAAATGAAACCGTCGCTTCTAAATACCGTAACCAATTTTTAGGTTTTGTTTTTCAATCTTTCAACTTGATTAATTATAAAAGCGCATTGGATAATGTAGCCTTGCCATTGTATTATCAAGGTGTAAAGAGAAAAGACAGAAATGAAATAGCATTAAAATATTTAGAGAAAGTGGGCTTGGCTTCGCATTCACATCACCTGCCTAATGAACTTTCCGGAGGACAAAAACAACGTGTCGCTATTGCTAGGGCTTTAGCCTCTAATCCTAAAGTATTATTGGCAGATGAGCCTACGGGAGCATTAGATACCAAGACTTCCTACGAAGTGATGGAATTGATACAAGGGATTAATGACGAAGGAAAAACTATTTTGATAGTAACTCACGAACCGGATATTGCAGCAATGTGCAAAAGGAATGTAGTGTTGAAAGACGGGTTAATCATTGACGATAAAATGGTAGAACAAGTTAGAGCTTCTTCATATGTTTAATATAGAACGTTGGCAAGAAATATTTGAGGCTATCGCCAAAAATAAACTGAGAACCTTTCTCACGGGTATTTCTGTGGCTTCGGGTATTTTTATTTTAGTGATTCTGCTGGGGGTTGGAAAAGGATTGCAAAACGGAATAGAAAAGCAGTTCGAACGTGATGCAGCCGGTATAATTGAAGTATGGTCAGGGACAACCACAAAAGCCTATAAAGGGATGAATCCAGGAAGGCAAATACAATTTAGAAATAGTGATTACGATATTGCAACTCAAAAATATGGAGAGCAATTAGATAAAAACGTGTCAACATATAATGCTTGGAATATCAATGTGGTATATGGAAAAGAATCGGGTAATTATCAATACCGCGGTGTGAATCCAGATTATTTAGCGATAGAAAATGCGAACATCATACAAGGACGCTATATAAACAATAATGATCTTGTCAATAATGAAAAAGTAGCAGTAATTGGGGAAAAGGTAAAATTAGATTTATTCAAGGAAAAAAATCCTATAGGAGAACTAATCATAGTTAATAATATCAATTTTAAAGTAGTTGGAGTTTTCACGGATCCAGGTGGAGAAAGAGAGGAAAGAAGGGTGATTTTACCTCTGTCGACTGCTCAAAAGGTATATGGTTTAGGAGATAAGATTAATAATTTGTTTTATACCCTAAAAAAGAGAGATACATATGAAGAGGCTTTAGCAGATGCGGATAAATTTACAAAAGATTTAGGGCACTTATTGCGAAGTAAAAACGAGATTGCCCCAGATGATGAAAGTGCTATTGGAATTAATAATTCGGTAGTTGATGCCAAAAAATATTACGATTTGAATCTCTATATTCGATTGTTTTTTTGGTGGGTTGGGATTTGTACAATCATTGCGGGAGTCGTTGGTGTAAGTAATATTATGATGATTATCGTAAAAGAACGTACAAAAGAAATAGGAATTAGAAAAGCGCTTGGAGCATCACCATTTTCGATTATTGTGATGATTTTGCAAGAGTCAATATTCATTACAACTATTTCAGGTTTTATGGGACTATTAATAGGATTGTCACTTTTAGAATTAGTTGGTCCTCATGCGCAGAGCGAGTATTTCGTGAATCCAGAAGTTGATTTTACCGTGGCATTATCAACCTTAATTGTATTGGTAGTTGCTGGAGCATTAGCAGGTTTTGTACCTGCTTATAATGCCGCAAAAATTAGACCCATTGTAGCACTTAGAGACGAATAGTTATGTTTGACAGAGAGAACTGGAGTGAAATTTTAGAGGCTTTAACGGCAAATACTTTTCGTACGTTACTTACTGCGTTTGGTGTTTTTTGGGGGATTTTTATTCTGGTGATATTATTGGCAGCTTCGAATGGTTTAGAGAATGGTGTCAAAAAAGGGTTTGATGGCATTGCTACCAACACTATGTTTATGTGGACCCAAAGCACATCAAAAGCCTACAAAGGTTTGCCAAAAGTAAGACAATATGATTTTAGGAATAGTGATGTCGAAGCTTTAAAACTAAAGTTTCCAGATTTATTATATGTTTCTCCCCGTAATCAATTAGGCGATTTTAATGGGGTTAGCAATGTTATAAGAGGAACAAAGACGGGAGCTTATACGATATATGGCGATTACCCGGAATTGGTTAAGCAAGAACAAATGGACATTATTAAGGGGCGTTTTGTGAATCCGCAAGATATTCTTTTAAAACGTAAAATTGCTATAATCGGAAGTGGGGTAATCAGTGAATTATATATGGGTGCCGAAGAAGTGATTGGCTCATATATTAAGATTAACGGAATTAACTTCATGGTGGTAGGAGTTTATAAGTCAAAGGGCAATAATAATGGGAATGCAGAGTCGGCCCAAAAAAATGTTTTTATTCCCTTTACCACTTTTCAACAAGCATTTAATTTTGGAGATAAAGTGGGATGGATGGCGCTTACCGCAAATGATGATGCATCAATTACGGAGCTTAAATCTGGAATTATGGCATTTATGCGTGATAGGCATTCAATTCATCCCGATGATGAGAGAGCTATAGGTAATTTTGATTTGTTTAAGGAATTTCAAAAAGTGCAGGATCTGTTTATGGTACTTAAGTTCATAGCTTATTTTGTAGGGACATTAGTATTGTTGTCTGGTATTATTGGAATCTCAAACATAATGCTTATTGTTGTTAAAGAACGAACCAATGAAATAGGAATCAGAAGAGCTTTAGGGGCAACCCCAGCAGCTATTAGATCCCAAATACTGTTAGAAGCGATTTCGCTAACCATTATTGCAGGGATGTTTGGTATTGCTGTGGCAACAGGATTATTGGTCATTTTGAACATGATTTTAGCCTCAATGCCATCTGAAGGAATGATGTTTGTCAATCCAAGTGTTGACTTAACCGTAGTTTTTATTGCTCTGTTGATATTAGTAGGATCGGGATTATTGGCTGGATTTATACCTGCACAAACAGCTATTAAAGTCAAGCCAGTCGATGCATTACGAACAGAATAGATTTTTAACCAAAATATAATAATCGAATAAACCATCATAAAATGAAAAAAGGAGTAACCATAACTGTTTTAATTTTGATAGCGCTAGTCTTTTTTGGCGCTTTATATTACCTGTATGCAAAGAATCAAGAATCACCTATTGTTTTTGAAACGGATAAAGCCGAAGTGAAAACAATAGTAAAAAGTACCATTGCTACAGGAAATATTGTTCCTGATGAGGAGGTACTTATAAAACCAAATATTTCAGGTATTATTGAAGCGGTTTATATTAAAGCTGGTGAAAATGTAAAAGCGGGTGATTTGATTGCAAAGATAAAAGTAGTAGCCAATGTATCTAATTTGAGTAATTCTCAAAATCAAGTAAAAACTGCAAAAATTGAATTAGATAATCAAGAAAAATTGTATCAAAGACAAAAAACATTGTTTGATAAAGGAGTGATTTCTGCCAATGATTTTGATGCAGCACAGTTGGCATATAATCAGGCAAAGCAAAACTATAAGGCATCAACCCAAGGGTTAGATATCGTAAAAACAGGAACAGCTTCGGGTCTGGGAAATTATGCCAATACATTAATCCGCTCTACAGTAAACGGAATGGTGTTAGATGTACCAGTAAAAGTAGGAAACCAAGTAATTGAAAGTAATAATTTTAATGAAGGAACTACCATTGCAAGTGTTGCCGACATAGGAAGAATGATCTTTGTAGGTAAAGTTGATGAAGCCGAAGTTGGAAAAATTAAATTAAATATGCCTATAGAAATTACCGTAGGTGCTATTGATAATAAAAAATTCACTGCTGTTTTGACTTACATTGCCCCAAAAGGGAAGACAGAAAATGGAGCGATTCAGTTTGAGATAAAAGCAACAATGACCAATAGAGATGATACTTTTATCAGAGCAGGTTTGAGTGCTAATGCCTCTATTATTTTAGAAAAAGCTGATAAGGTCTTGTCTGTAAAAGAGTCTTTAATACAGTTTGATAAAAAAACGCAAAAACCGTATGTAGAAATTGAAAATAGTCCACAAAAATTCCAAAGAAAAGATGTGGTTTTAGGAGTAAGTGATGGTATTAATGTCGAAATAAAAAGCGGAATCAAATCTACTGATAAAATAAAAGTTTGGAATCAAGGTTTGAAAACTGAAGAAGAAAAAAAATAGTAGGCACGTAGTGTTAAGTGTAAAATTAAGTTAAATGAGTAAGGCGTGTTTGCCGAGCTTTTATTCAATAAACAATGAAAAAAATAAATTATTTAAGTATTGCCTTTATCTTCTTGCTAGGTTTTTCGACTCAAGCACAAACTCAAACAACAACACAAACTAAAGCATGGACTCTAGAAGAGTGTGTAAATTATGCCATAAAAAATAACATCTCTATTAAACAAACTGAACTGGATACCGTTTCGGCAAATATTGATAAAAGGGGAGCAATTGGGAGCTTTCTTCCTTCGTTGAATTCTAATGCTTCGCATTCATGGAATATCGGATTAAATACAGATCCAGTAACAAACGTTAAACGTAATCAAACTACTCAATATACCTCAATAGGAGCAGGTATTGGTTTTGATATTTATAAAGGAATGCAAAATCAAAATGCTCTTAGAAAAGCTAAACTTTCTGTTGTAGCATCAAAATATCAATTGCTAAAAATGCGAGAAGATATCGCTCTGAATGTTGCCAATGCTTACTTGCAAGTACTTTTTAATAAAGAAAACCTAAAAGTTCAACAAGAACAATTGGCTATTAATGAAAAACAATATACTCGTTCCGAAGAATTGGTAAAAGCAGGATCTATACCACGTGGCGATCTGTTAGACGTAAAAGCAACAGTGGCTTCCAATAAACAAAATGTTATCACTGCCGAGAATGCCTTGCTGATTTCTAAATTGAGTTTGGCTCAATTATTACAATTAAAGGAATTTTGGGATTTTGATGTTATTGATGCTAGTAATGCCAAAGATGAAAATAATATCATGGCGATTAAACCAATAGATATTTATCAAAAGGCTAAGGAAACCAGAACGGAGTTAAAAATTGCTAAAACAAATTTAGAAATAGCCGAAAAAAATGTAGCAATTGCAAGAGGAGGTTTTCAGCCAACACTACAAGGTTTTTACAACTTTAATACTCAGATTTCTTATGCAGATGTCGTAGCATTTGATAGTAATGGTAATATAATAGGGAAAAAAAGTGCAGCGCCATTTTCGGACCAATTTAATAATAATAAAGGTCAGTCTTTTGGAGCACAATTATCAATTCCTATCTTTAACGGATATTCTGCCAGAAATAATGTAGAACGTTTTAAAGTCGATTTAGAAAAATCAAAAATTGCATTAGAAAAAGCTGACTTAGATTTGCAAAGAAATGTGTATACAGCTTTTACAGATGCAAAAGGAGCTTTGAATGCACATGAATCTTCTATTGTTGCACTTGAAGCAAGAAATGAAGCGTATAATTATGCTAAAGAAAAATATGCAGTGGGGCTAATGAATTCTTTTGATTTTAATCAATCGCAAACTTTGCTAACGAATGCACAATCAGAAGTATTAAGAACTAAATACGATTATATCTTTAAAATAAAAATATTAGAATTTTATTTTGGAATTCCAATCGATCAAATCATGAAAAAATAAGAGCATGTCAAAAAAAACAATTTATATTTTAATAGGATCAGGTATACTAATTATAGGCTTGTTAATAGGGCTTTCTAAGGCAGGTATTATAGGAAATAAGGACAAGGGTAAAGAAATTGAAATAGCTAATGTTAGTACAGGAACTATTGTAGAAACCGTTTCGGCTACAGGGAAAATTCAACCAGAAATAGAAGTGAAGATAGCTTCTATGGTATCTGGCGAGATTATAGATTTACCTATAAAAGAAGGACAGGTGGTGAAGAAAGGAGATTTATTGGTGAAGATAAATCCAGATCTGTATACATCAGGTTTGAACAGGACGGTAGCTAATTTATCTGGAACAAAAGCGGGCTTAAGTCAGTCTGAGGCTTCTTATAGTGAAGCTAAAGCAAATTACGAAAGAAATAAAATTTTGTTTGAGAAAGGAATTATCTCTAAATCAGATTGGGATAAGTCCATTGCTTCTTTTGAAGTAGCAAAAGCTACCAAACAATCCGCTTACTATAATGTACAAAGTGCTTCGGCAACTGTAATTGAAGCCAAAGACAATCTTGGGAGAACCGTTATCTACGCTCCAGCAGATGGTACGATATCAATGTTGAATGTAGAGCTAGGAGAAAGGGTTTTAGGAACGCAACAAATGGCGGGAACTGAAATTTTAAGAGTAGCCAACTTGAATAATATGGAAGTCGAAGTTGATGTAAATGAAAATGACATCGTAAAAATAAAGGAGGGAGACTTGGCAAATGTTGAAGTCGATGCTTATTTAAAAAAACAGTTCAGAGGTGTTGTAACCAGTATTTCCAATTCGGCTAGCACGGCATTAACGGCTGACCAAGTGACTAATTTTAAAGTAAAAGTTAGAATCTTAAAAGAATCATATCAAGATTTAATGGAGGGCAGACGAGCTTCATATTCTCCTTTTAGACCAGGAATGACTGCAACAGTAGATATAATTACAAAAACGCATAAAAACGTTATTAATGTGCCTATAAGTTCAGTAGTCGTGAAGTCTGATACAACTGCAGTAAAAGAAATAAAAATAGATGGGCCAGAATCTGATGAGAAAAAAACTATTCCTAAAAGTGATAAGAAATTAGAATGTGTTTTTGTAAAAGTAGGAGATAAAGCTAAAATCAGAATCATAAAAACGGGTATTCAGGATGATACAAATATTGAGGTGTTGTCTGGTCTAAAAAAAGGAGATGTAGTTATTACGGGACCTTATACCACAGTATCTAAAGAGTTAAATTCTGGAGATAAAGTATTTGTTCAGACAGATGATAAGAAAAAATAATTTAAGTTTATTAAATTGTTTTTCGGTCAAATTCATTTCGATTATTAGTAAATAAAGCACGTCCAGAACTTTCTGGGCGTGTTTTTGTTTTTATAAAGGATATTTCAAAATTCGGTGTAAATTTGCAATCGTATGAATCATTTGAAGCTTTTTAGATCTTGGTAATCTAATTTTGTATAAGTCAGAAACTAAAGTCTAAAATCTAATATTTAAAATCTTTAAAAATGTCCTATATCCTCAACATTGAAACTGCTACCAAAAATTGTTCTGTTGCTTTGGCAAAAGAAGGAAAAACTATATTGTGCAAAGAAATTGCAGATGAAGGTTATTCTCATGCTGAACGATTGCATGTTTTTATTGAAGAAATTATCAATGAGGCGGGGATTACCCTCAATGATTTAGTTGCTATTGCAGTAAGTCAAGGACCGGGTTCATATACAGGATTGCGTATTGGTGTTTCGGCAGCAAAAGGATTGTGTTTCGCCTTGAATATTCCGTTGATTGCGGTAGATACGTTACAAGCATTAGCCTCCCAGGTAACAGTTACAGATGGTTTAATTGTTCCAATGATTGATGCCCGTAGAATGGAAGTATATAGCGCCATATTCTCGTCAACTTTAGAGAAAAAAAGAGAAATCCTTGCAGAGGTTATCACGGAAAACTCTTTCGAAGAACTACATGAAAAATTATATTTTGTGGGTGATTGTAATGAGAAATGCAAATCTGTTTTAACTAATGAGAATTTCGTATTCTTGGATACAATTAAGTATCCTTCTGCCAATGAAATGAGTGCTTTAAGCTATGATAAATACAAAATAAGCGACACTGTAGATGTCGCTTATTTTGAACCTTATTATTTGAAAGACTTTTTAATTACTAGTTCAAAGAAATAATCAATCACTAGTAATCATTGTTTCTAATTATTGCTTTTAGATAATTCAGTAACGAATGGCTGAAAAGTAATGCCAGCAGTATCAAAAGCCAATTTGCAATTTTCTAAAGTATCTGAGGTAACAGAGTTGAAATCGTCATTATTTGCCCAAGGACGAACTGCCAACTGAATTGAATTATCAGTGAGATTCTTTACTGAAACTTCTGCAGCAGGTGTTGATAATACTTTAGGGTTACTGTTTAGGATAGTTGTTATGATTTCCTTTGCTTTTTTAATATCGGTGTCATATGAAATAGCAATAGTTAAATCAACTCTTCTAAAACCTTCCATAGAATAGTTGATAATGGTTCCATTTGATAAGGCTCCATTT
Protein-coding regions in this window:
- a CDS encoding DUF420 domain-containing protein, yielding MENNTVEQKYNKWIVLLSIAIPVVVAVLFKIKLNDFGFNVTPLTFLPPIYATVNGITAVLLIAAVLAIKKGNKSRHELLMKLAIGCSVAFLAMYVAYHMTAESTKYGGEGVLKYIYFFILITHIFLSIAIIPLVLITYVRALANKFDKHRKIAKITFPIWLYVAVTGVIVYLMISPYYV
- a CDS encoding ABC transporter permease — its product is MFNIERWQEIFEAIAKNKLRTFLTGISVASGIFILVILLGVGKGLQNGIEKQFERDAAGIIEVWSGTTTKAYKGMNPGRQIQFRNSDYDIATQKYGEQLDKNVSTYNAWNINVVYGKESGNYQYRGVNPDYLAIENANIIQGRYINNNDLVNNEKVAVIGEKVKLDLFKEKNPIGELIIVNNINFKVVGVFTDPGGEREERRVILPLSTAQKVYGLGDKINNLFYTLKKRDTYEEALADADKFTKDLGHLLRSKNEIAPDDESAIGINNSVVDAKKYYDLNLYIRLFFWWVGICTIIAGVVGVSNIMMIIVKERTKEIGIRKALGASPFSIIVMILQESIFITTISGFMGLLIGLSLLELVGPHAQSEYFVNPEVDFTVALSTLIVLVVAGALAGFVPAYNAAKIRPIVALRDE
- a CDS encoding ABC transporter ATP-binding protein, encoding MIEIKDLHKSYKMGHSELHVLKGINFNIKEGELVAIMGSSGSGKSTLLNILGILDEGDSGVYNLDNVPIKKLNETVASKYRNQFLGFVFQSFNLINYKSALDNVALPLYYQGVKRKDRNEIALKYLEKVGLASHSHHLPNELSGGQKQRVAIARALASNPKVLLADEPTGALDTKTSYEVMELIQGINDEGKTILIVTHEPDIAAMCKRNVVLKDGLIIDDKMVEQVRASSYV
- the tsaB gene encoding tRNA (adenosine(37)-N6)-threonylcarbamoyltransferase complex dimerization subunit type 1 TsaB is translated as MSYILNIETATKNCSVALAKEGKTILCKEIADEGYSHAERLHVFIEEIINEAGITLNDLVAIAVSQGPGSYTGLRIGVSAAKGLCFALNIPLIAVDTLQALASQVTVTDGLIVPMIDARRMEVYSAIFSSTLEKKREILAEVITENSFEELHEKLYFVGDCNEKCKSVLTNENFVFLDTIKYPSANEMSALSYDKYKISDTVDVAYFEPYYLKDFLITSSKK
- a CDS encoding TolC family protein; its protein translation is MKKINYLSIAFIFLLGFSTQAQTQTTTQTKAWTLEECVNYAIKNNISIKQTELDTVSANIDKRGAIGSFLPSLNSNASHSWNIGLNTDPVTNVKRNQTTQYTSIGAGIGFDIYKGMQNQNALRKAKLSVVASKYQLLKMREDIALNVANAYLQVLFNKENLKVQQEQLAINEKQYTRSEELVKAGSIPRGDLLDVKATVASNKQNVITAENALLISKLSLAQLLQLKEFWDFDVIDASNAKDENNIMAIKPIDIYQKAKETRTELKIAKTNLEIAEKNVAIARGGFQPTLQGFYNFNTQISYADVVAFDSNGNIIGKKSAAPFSDQFNNNKGQSFGAQLSIPIFNGYSARNNVERFKVDLEKSKIALEKADLDLQRNVYTAFTDAKGALNAHESSIVALEARNEAYNYAKEKYAVGLMNSFDFNQSQTLLTNAQSEVLRTKYDYIFKIKILEFYFGIPIDQIMKK
- a CDS encoding efflux RND transporter periplasmic adaptor subunit: MSKKTIYILIGSGILIIGLLIGLSKAGIIGNKDKGKEIEIANVSTGTIVETVSATGKIQPEIEVKIASMVSGEIIDLPIKEGQVVKKGDLLVKINPDLYTSGLNRTVANLSGTKAGLSQSEASYSEAKANYERNKILFEKGIISKSDWDKSIASFEVAKATKQSAYYNVQSASATVIEAKDNLGRTVIYAPADGTISMLNVELGERVLGTQQMAGTEILRVANLNNMEVEVDVNENDIVKIKEGDLANVEVDAYLKKQFRGVVTSISNSASTALTADQVTNFKVKVRILKESYQDLMEGRRASYSPFRPGMTATVDIITKTHKNVINVPISSVVVKSDTTAVKEIKIDGPESDEKKTIPKSDKKLECVFVKVGDKAKIRIIKTGIQDDTNIEVLSGLKKGDVVITGPYTTVSKELNSGDKVFVQTDDKKK
- a CDS encoding ABC transporter permease codes for the protein MFDRENWSEILEALTANTFRTLLTAFGVFWGIFILVILLAASNGLENGVKKGFDGIATNTMFMWTQSTSKAYKGLPKVRQYDFRNSDVEALKLKFPDLLYVSPRNQLGDFNGVSNVIRGTKTGAYTIYGDYPELVKQEQMDIIKGRFVNPQDILLKRKIAIIGSGVISELYMGAEEVIGSYIKINGINFMVVGVYKSKGNNNGNAESAQKNVFIPFTTFQQAFNFGDKVGWMALTANDDASITELKSGIMAFMRDRHSIHPDDERAIGNFDLFKEFQKVQDLFMVLKFIAYFVGTLVLLSGIIGISNIMLIVVKERTNEIGIRRALGATPAAIRSQILLEAISLTIIAGMFGIAVATGLLVILNMILASMPSEGMMFVNPSVDLTVVFIALLILVGSGLLAGFIPAQTAIKVKPVDALRTE
- a CDS encoding efflux RND transporter periplasmic adaptor subunit, with product MKKGVTITVLILIALVFFGALYYLYAKNQESPIVFETDKAEVKTIVKSTIATGNIVPDEEVLIKPNISGIIEAVYIKAGENVKAGDLIAKIKVVANVSNLSNSQNQVKTAKIELDNQEKLYQRQKTLFDKGVISANDFDAAQLAYNQAKQNYKASTQGLDIVKTGTASGLGNYANTLIRSTVNGMVLDVPVKVGNQVIESNNFNEGTTIASVADIGRMIFVGKVDEAEVGKIKLNMPIEITVGAIDNKKFTAVLTYIAPKGKTENGAIQFEIKATMTNRDDTFIRAGLSANASIILEKADKVLSVKESLIQFDKKTQKPYVEIENSPQKFQRKDVVLGVSDGINVEIKSGIKSTDKIKVWNQGLKTEEEKK
- a CDS encoding DUF4403 family protein; the protein is MQKNLSILIIYLITLISITSCSSTSQKIEALRPEPDDAVPLTYTKTPSYINLPVSIKLKDIENKTNSLLSGLIYEDNKIEDDDIEIKVWKQAPITITNDHGKEGEKIKTVLPLKVWVKYRVGTKTLGVELYKTQEFNLNGMVTLLSDVSLVNWRLKSKTTLKSLNWVESPTMTVFGKNMPITYLINPAVSLFKAKIEQSIDSAIEDSMDFKPNVLDAISKISSPFLMSEANKSWFKISPLEIYSTNAKLKNDSFLLNMGLKCYMETLIGNKPESKFDNNKFALKSVDKIPEQISANIAAVSTYQEASKLMNTNFAGQEFGSGSKKVKVQNVAMWHKEGKIVISLDLLGAVNGTVYLNGVPQYNDTTKEIYFDKLDYVLDTKSRLMRTANWLAQGIILKKIEQSCHYSIKQNLDDAKQSMMAYLKNYSPMPGVFINGKMEDIQFQKVELTNQAMIAFIKVNGTVNVAIDGLK